A genomic segment from Spongiibacter sp. IMCC21906 encodes:
- the efp gene encoding elongation factor P encodes MANYSTNDFRSGLKVMLDGEPCSILDNEFVKPGKGQAFNRVKLRNLNSGRVWERTFKSGESLEGADVMDQEMEYLYTDGEFYHFMDPATFEQVQADSKAVSDAVNWLKEQDVFTVTLYNGAPLSVTPPNFVELEIVETDPGLKGDTAQGGTKPAHLSTGAVVKVPLFINQGEVIKVDTRSGEYVSRVKS; translated from the coding sequence ATGGCCAACTATTCTACCAATGATTTTCGTTCGGGGCTCAAAGTAATGCTCGATGGCGAGCCTTGCTCGATTCTGGACAATGAGTTTGTAAAACCGGGCAAAGGCCAAGCCTTTAACCGGGTTAAATTGCGCAACCTGAATTCTGGCCGAGTTTGGGAGCGCACGTTCAAGTCCGGTGAATCACTGGAAGGCGCGGACGTTATGGATCAGGAGATGGAATATCTCTATACCGATGGCGAGTTTTACCATTTTATGGATCCCGCCACTTTTGAGCAGGTTCAAGCCGATAGCAAAGCGGTGAGCGACGCGGTTAACTGGCTGAAAGAGCAAGATGTTTTTACCGTAACCTTATACAACGGCGCGCCCTTGTCGGTGACGCCGCCGAATTTTGTTGAGCTTGAAATTGTAGAAACCGACCCCGGCCTGAAAGGTGATACCGCCCAAGGTGGCACCAAGCCTGCGCATTTGAGCACGGGCGCCGTGGTAAAGGTACCGCTGTTTATCAACCAAGGTGAGGTGATTAAAGTCGATACCCGCAGCGGCGAATATGTCAGCCGGGTGAAAAGCTGA
- a CDS encoding diguanylate cyclase, translating into MSDSTRPTILIVEDEQSSATLMLLLLANHYETEVAHNGERAIELMKALRPDLILLDVVMPRMDGYQVLEAIQELYADDPVPVIFITGLNTPDAEVRALSDGAVDFIHKPFQPDIVQARIRLHLELQYKTKALTKANKELERLSRIDPLTELANRRHLEETAAHEVDRARRQQRPLSLITLDIDHFKKVNDQYGHIIGDLVLKAFANYASQFMRASDFLARTGGEEFVFLLPDTSLDNATDVAKRFRLALESFNIDIGNNEKLQIRVSAGVAQFTDSDINIEGTFARADKALYDAKQQGRNKVVAQQASQASG; encoded by the coding sequence ATGAGCGACTCCACTCGCCCGACAATATTGATTGTTGAAGATGAGCAATCCAGCGCCACTTTAATGTTGCTGTTGCTCGCAAACCACTATGAGACGGAAGTCGCCCATAATGGTGAGCGCGCCATTGAGCTGATGAAAGCCCTGCGGCCCGATTTGATCTTGCTGGATGTTGTTATGCCAAGAATGGACGGCTACCAAGTGTTAGAGGCAATACAAGAACTTTATGCCGACGATCCAGTGCCCGTCATTTTTATTACCGGCCTGAACACCCCCGATGCAGAAGTACGCGCACTGAGTGATGGGGCCGTGGATTTTATTCACAAGCCCTTCCAGCCAGACATAGTACAAGCGCGTATTCGCCTGCACCTTGAACTGCAATACAAAACCAAGGCCCTGACCAAAGCCAATAAAGAACTTGAACGACTATCGAGAATAGACCCTTTAACCGAACTGGCTAACCGCCGCCATCTTGAAGAAACTGCCGCCCACGAAGTCGACCGGGCACGGCGACAACAACGCCCTCTTAGCCTTATTACGCTGGATATAGATCACTTTAAAAAGGTCAACGACCAGTACGGGCATATTATTGGTGACCTCGTCCTCAAGGCCTTTGCAAACTATGCCAGCCAGTTTATGCGCGCCAGCGACTTTCTTGCCCGGACAGGGGGAGAAGAGTTTGTCTTTTTATTGCCTGACACCTCGCTAGATAACGCCACCGATGTAGCAAAACGCTTTCGTCTTGCGCTGGAGTCTTTCAACATCGACATTGGCAACAACGAGAAGCTCCAGATCAGAGTGTCCGCGGGGGTCGCCCAATTTACAGATAGCGACATCAATATTGAAGGCACATTTGCACGGGCTGACAAGGCACTTTACGACGCGAAACAGCAGGGCCGTAACAAGGTCGTTGCCCAGCAGGCCTCACAAGCCAGCGGCTAA
- the epmA gene encoding EF-P lysine aminoacylase EpmA — protein MSSWRPTADLDSLKKRAQLLSQLRLFFADKGVMEVETPLLASAPVTDPNIEAIAATRPNGEGEMYLQTSPEYAMKRLLAAGSGPVYQICKAFRQGERGRRHNPEFTMLEWYRPGLGLTALMDEVAAVISLALGSAPPVEKISYQQAFINYCGIDPFTAEASRLQEVAEQHLELSFSSEDRDMWLQLLMSTVVEPALKRNAISFIYDFPASQAALAKVEVDASGQAVARRFEAFYGGMELANAYDELQDASEFVRRISLDHQRRDAAGQHRPAIDRQLLKAMQAGLPDCVGVAMGLDRLVMLACGASRIDEVIAFPLERA, from the coding sequence GTGAGTTCTTGGCGGCCTACGGCTGACTTGGATTCGCTGAAAAAAAGGGCGCAACTGCTTTCGCAGCTGCGCCTTTTTTTCGCCGATAAGGGGGTGATGGAGGTGGAGACGCCACTGCTGGCCTCGGCACCGGTAACCGACCCCAATATCGAGGCCATTGCCGCGACTCGGCCCAATGGCGAAGGCGAGATGTATTTGCAAACCTCGCCGGAATACGCCATGAAACGTCTGCTGGCAGCGGGGAGTGGGCCTGTTTATCAAATTTGCAAAGCGTTTCGGCAGGGGGAGCGAGGGCGGCGCCACAACCCTGAATTTACCATGCTGGAATGGTATCGGCCGGGCTTGGGATTGACTGCGCTAATGGACGAGGTGGCTGCGGTGATCTCGCTGGCACTGGGCAGTGCGCCGCCGGTCGAAAAGATCAGTTATCAGCAGGCCTTTATCAACTATTGTGGTATCGACCCCTTCACCGCTGAGGCTTCTCGTTTGCAGGAAGTGGCCGAGCAACATCTTGAACTCAGTTTTAGTAGTGAAGATCGGGATATGTGGTTGCAGCTGCTGATGTCTACCGTGGTGGAACCTGCTCTGAAGCGCAATGCCATCAGTTTTATTTACGACTTTCCGGCATCTCAGGCTGCGCTGGCAAAGGTAGAGGTCGATGCCTCAGGCCAAGCTGTTGCCCGTCGCTTTGAAGCATTTTATGGCGGCATGGAGCTGGCAAATGCCTATGACGAGCTGCAAGATGCCAGCGAATTTGTGCGTCGTATCAGCCTTGATCACCAACGCCGGGATGCGGCAGGGCAGCATCGCCCGGCCATTGACCGCCAATTGTTGAAGGCGATGCAGGCAGGCTTGCCGGACTGTGTGGGAGTGGCAATGGGTTTAGATCGTTTGGTGATGTTGGCCTGTGGGGCCAGCCGTATTGATGAGGTTATTGCCTTCCCGCTGGAGCGGGCTTAG
- a CDS encoding response regulator, which translates to MKKLKSILLVDDDIATNYLHRMVIESYGFTEHIAEVHDGQEAMEYLTKKIDGEYPRPEIIFLDINMPRMDGWEFLEAYENIAPECKAGAVIAMLTTSLNPDDRSKASDYDCVKNFENKPLDHDKLSKLLADVFPECVKDS; encoded by the coding sequence GTGAAAAAGTTGAAATCAATCCTGCTGGTTGACGATGACATAGCAACCAATTACCTGCATCGAATGGTGATTGAAAGCTATGGATTTACCGAGCACATTGCTGAGGTGCACGACGGCCAGGAAGCCATGGAGTACCTCACCAAGAAAATTGATGGTGAATACCCACGACCAGAAATTATCTTTTTGGACATCAACATGCCCCGCATGGATGGCTGGGAATTTCTTGAGGCCTACGAAAACATCGCCCCGGAGTGCAAAGCGGGAGCCGTGATTGCCATGCTAACCACCTCACTTAACCCCGACGACCGGAGCAAGGCCTCAGACTACGACTGTGTTAAAAACTTTGAGAACAAGCCTTTAGACCACGATAAACTAAGCAAATTATTGGCAGATGTTTTCCCAGAATGTGTCAAAGACAGCTGA
- the epmB gene encoding EF-P beta-lysylation protein EpmB: MIPVNASIWQTETWQQQMRHLIRDPQELMRRLELKSEAEPELAAALKQFPLRVPEAFVAKMTKGNWQDPLLLQVLPQGQEALPQPGYSDDPLEEKTANPVPGLIHKYPSRVLLITSPACAINCRYCFRRSFPYQDNIPGQQDWQHAIDYIAQRPDVSEVILSGGDPLVANDRALQQLIERLAQIPQLTTLRLHTRLPLVMPARITPELVDILTATRLQTVMVVHCNHANELDDATASAFRLLTSNGVSLLNQSVLLANINDNAAALGSLMRKLFSQNVLPYYIHLLDKVTGAAHFEVSEARGIELLTALRASLPGYLVPRLVREEPGKTSKTPIAL, from the coding sequence ATGATACCCGTTAACGCATCAATTTGGCAGACCGAAACGTGGCAACAGCAAATGCGACATCTGATTCGCGACCCGCAGGAACTGATGCGGCGGTTAGAGCTAAAAAGCGAGGCCGAACCAGAGTTAGCCGCCGCCCTGAAACAATTCCCTCTGCGAGTACCCGAAGCCTTTGTGGCTAAAATGACCAAGGGCAACTGGCAGGACCCGCTACTGTTGCAAGTTTTACCCCAAGGTCAAGAAGCCCTGCCCCAACCCGGTTACAGTGATGACCCGTTGGAAGAAAAAACCGCCAACCCCGTCCCCGGCCTTATTCATAAATATCCGAGCCGGGTATTGCTGATCACCAGTCCGGCTTGCGCCATCAACTGTCGCTACTGCTTCCGCCGCAGCTTTCCCTATCAAGACAATATCCCCGGCCAACAGGACTGGCAGCACGCCATTGACTATATTGCCCAACGCCCCGATGTCAGCGAGGTTATTCTCAGCGGCGGCGATCCACTGGTGGCCAATGACCGCGCCCTTCAACAGCTCATCGAGCGCCTCGCGCAAATCCCGCAGCTCACCACCCTGCGTCTGCATACCCGGCTGCCGCTGGTGATGCCCGCTCGAATCACCCCGGAGCTGGTCGACATCCTCACCGCGACCCGGTTACAAACGGTGATGGTAGTGCACTGCAACCATGCCAATGAGCTTGATGACGCCACCGCTTCTGCATTCCGTCTGCTGACAAGCAACGGTGTTAGCCTGCTAAATCAAAGCGTACTGTTGGCTAACATCAACGATAACGCCGCGGCACTCGGGAGTTTAATGCGCAAGCTGTTCAGCCAAAACGTCTTGCCTTATTACATACACCTGTTGGATAAAGTGACGGGGGCAGCCCATTTTGAGGTCAGTGAAGCGCGGGGCATCGAGCTGCTGACCGCATTACGGGCAAGTTTGCCGGGCTACCTGGTTCCTCGTTTAGTTCGTGAAGAACCCGGAAAGACGAGCAAAACCCCTATTGCGCTCTGA